Proteins from one Bifidobacterium sp. ESL0732 genomic window:
- a CDS encoding ECF transporter S component, whose product MKETGLIMSNISDTQNQSDSHSRDKTQSAHSTGVADKGRWSTQRIAIYALFVALAMAASFIEFPIMPGVPWLKYDLSGIICLVAGFAFGPMAAFIVSVLSWIPHLFMNPWGAIMSIAVSVFLSVPAAMVYKRMRTRVGALVGILVGVVFGLIAAIGGNLLITPIYAHMTTAQVLKMVIPILLPFNLIKFAIHGVVTFLIYKPISNLLNR is encoded by the coding sequence ATGAAAGAAACGGGGCTCATCATGAGCAATATTTCCGATACCCAAAATCAGTCCGATTCCCACTCTCGGGACAAGACACAATCCGCACATTCCACTGGTGTGGCCGACAAGGGTCGCTGGTCGACGCAACGCATCGCCATCTATGCTCTTTTCGTGGCGTTGGCAATGGCGGCATCCTTCATCGAATTCCCCATCATGCCTGGCGTGCCGTGGCTGAAATACGATCTTTCCGGCATCATCTGCCTCGTCGCTGGCTTCGCGTTCGGCCCGATGGCGGCGTTCATAGTCAGCGTCCTGAGCTGGATTCCCCACCTCTTCATGAACCCATGGGGCGCCATCATGTCCATCGCGGTCTCCGTGTTCCTGAGCGTTCCGGCAGCCATGGTCTACAAACGCATGCGCACCCGCGTCGGCGCACTTGTCGGCATTTTGGTCGGCGTCGTCTTCGGCCTTATCGCTGCCATCGGTGGCAATCTGCTGATCACCCCGATCTACGCCCATATGACCACCGCCCAGGTGCTGAAAATGGTGATACCGATTCTTCTTCCGTTCAATCTCATCAAGTTCGCAATTCACGGCGTGGTCACCTTCCTTATCTACAAGCCGATTTCCAACCTCCTCAACCGTTAG
- a CDS encoding energy-coupling factor transporter ATPase: MDSSQETSAANVDDPSDTNGLAAQLSGIRFSYDGGKSWALNGIILDIRVGERICLVGPNGSGKSTLARLVAGLAAPDDGSVTLLGYDVFSSGTPHSDLYRKARRDIGAVFQNPTDQIITTVVGDDVAFGPENLALDSQTITSRVDESLDAVDMKDFLLDDPSRMSGGQQQRIAIAGILAMHPKIIVLDEPTAMLDLEAQHDVLRVLDNLQQNGTTIVHVTHRPEELKAADRILSLENGKLVELSQTQATLKLSVTNANDTGMLKPDGVIIEANQGISNYIVQKKPDHHKTITSNNSSTAKPQKTSAQSDDSRSHQTTNQNKAIRETANGDSQRSTGEPAISFEHVSFRYPKSDADTLHDFSMRIEQGEVVAIMGRNGTGKSTLTRLMTALSKPDSGTVKVAGVDLGSMSRRDKKALRSSVGLVMQQPEHQLFAETVRQDVAYGPSNQGLPQQVVDQRVERALALLGISELAERSPFSLSGGQQRLAAIAGIIACDPRILILDEPTAGLDATASERIYALVRTLNAHGVTIVMITHSPRQARQLADRVITLGGSVKDDNSNNDTSDNPSQNEISAQNRTIRGNSKPQRNAEPSSKGKAAKFPQQPSVIARLDPRIKLVVFLILMFTSFMVSSLPQLGLTALMVIALAAAAKLGPKRLFRSMRGFLILLLVMGVINMLFVRTGKPLVTFWNFPITDEGVMAAILYTCRFGLVILLGIILLQTTTPTALTDGFGSLLSPLRRLGFHTQELALVMSLALRFLPTLADEARNIIDAQAARGGSIETGSPTKRIKALVAIVVPIFAGALRHSDNLSLALDARSYEEGIHRTHWHAMRITGKDVVFVILCALYLALLLSLKTGIFSVIRL, translated from the coding sequence ATGGATTCCAGCCAAGAAACCAGCGCAGCAAATGTCGACGACCCCAGCGATACCAATGGCCTTGCAGCACAACTAAGTGGTATCCGTTTCAGCTACGATGGCGGCAAATCGTGGGCATTGAACGGTATCATCCTCGATATCCGAGTCGGTGAACGCATCTGCCTGGTCGGGCCCAACGGTTCCGGCAAATCCACGCTGGCACGCTTGGTTGCCGGCCTTGCCGCGCCTGATGACGGCTCGGTAACCCTGCTCGGTTACGACGTGTTCTCTTCAGGGACACCACACAGCGATCTCTATCGCAAGGCACGCCGGGATATCGGAGCGGTGTTTCAGAATCCGACCGATCAGATCATCACCACCGTCGTAGGTGACGACGTAGCGTTCGGCCCCGAAAACCTTGCCTTGGATTCGCAAACAATCACGTCACGCGTCGACGAATCACTCGACGCGGTGGATATGAAAGACTTTCTACTTGACGACCCCTCGCGCATGAGTGGCGGACAACAGCAGCGCATAGCCATCGCCGGGATACTGGCCATGCACCCCAAGATAATCGTGCTCGACGAGCCGACGGCGATGCTCGACCTTGAAGCGCAGCATGACGTGTTGCGTGTGCTCGACAATCTCCAGCAGAACGGCACCACCATCGTCCATGTCACCCATCGACCGGAGGAACTCAAAGCCGCAGACCGTATTCTCAGCCTTGAAAACGGCAAGTTGGTCGAACTTTCACAGACACAGGCCACGTTGAAGCTTTCGGTGACCAACGCCAATGATACGGGGATGTTGAAACCCGACGGCGTTATCATCGAAGCGAATCAGGGAATTTCGAACTATATCGTTCAAAAGAAGCCCGATCATCACAAAACAATAACCTCCAACAATTCTTCAACCGCAAAACCTCAAAAAACGTCGGCGCAATCAGATGATTCCCGATCTCATCAAACCACGAACCAAAACAAAGCAATCCGAGAAACTGCAAATGGGGACTCACAACGTTCCACTGGCGAACCGGCCATCAGCTTCGAACACGTCTCGTTCCGATATCCGAAGTCGGATGCCGATACTCTCCACGACTTTTCGATGCGTATCGAACAGGGCGAGGTCGTGGCCATCATGGGACGCAACGGAACCGGCAAGTCGACACTGACCAGACTGATGACCGCATTATCGAAACCCGATAGCGGCACTGTCAAGGTGGCAGGCGTCGATCTGGGCTCCATGTCGAGACGCGACAAGAAGGCGCTACGTTCCAGTGTCGGACTGGTGATGCAACAGCCGGAGCACCAGCTCTTCGCCGAAACCGTACGACAGGACGTGGCTTACGGGCCAAGCAACCAAGGTTTGCCACAGCAAGTCGTCGACCAGCGTGTGGAGAGAGCATTGGCACTGCTGGGTATCAGCGAACTTGCCGAGCGCTCTCCCTTCTCGCTTTCCGGCGGACAACAACGGCTTGCCGCCATCGCCGGCATCATCGCCTGCGACCCGCGCATCCTCATCCTGGACGAACCGACCGCCGGTCTCGACGCCACCGCCAGCGAGCGCATTTATGCGCTGGTACGCACACTCAACGCACACGGCGTCACGATAGTGATGATCACCCATTCCCCGCGTCAGGCGCGTCAGCTCGCCGACCGTGTCATTACGCTGGGCGGATCTGTAAAAGACGATAACAGCAACAACGACACGTCCGATAATCCCAGCCAAAACGAAATCTCTGCACAAAACAGAACAATCAGAGGCAACAGCAAACCACAAAGGAACGCTGAACCTTCAAGTAAGGGTAAAGCTGCCAAATTCCCCCAACAGCCAAGCGTCATCGCTCGCCTTGACCCACGTATCAAGCTGGTTGTGTTCCTCATACTCATGTTCACGTCGTTCATGGTCAGCTCCCTGCCGCAGCTTGGTCTGACCGCGCTGATGGTCATCGCTCTTGCTGCCGCAGCGAAACTGGGCCCGAAACGTCTTTTCCGCTCGATGCGCGGATTTTTGATCTTACTGTTAGTGATGGGCGTCATCAACATGCTTTTCGTACGCACCGGCAAGCCTTTGGTGACCTTCTGGAACTTCCCAATCACCGACGAAGGCGTGATGGCGGCGATACTCTATACTTGCCGTTTCGGGCTTGTCATTCTGCTGGGCATCATCCTGTTGCAGACCACGACGCCTACGGCGTTGACCGACGGCTTCGGCTCGCTGCTTTCCCCATTGCGTCGCCTCGGTTTCCATACCCAGGAACTGGCGCTGGTCATGAGCCTGGCGCTGCGCTTCCTGCCCACGCTGGCCGATGAGGCACGTAACATCATCGACGCGCAGGCGGCACGCGGCGGCAGCATCGAAACCGGCTCCCCGACCAAACGCATCAAGGCGCTGGTGGCCATCGTCGTCCCCATTTTCGCAGGCGCCTTGCGCCATTCGGACAACCTTTCCCTCGCGCTCGACGCACGAAGTTATGAGGAAGGTATCCATCGGACCCACTGGCATGCGATGCGTATAACCGGCAAAGATGTTGTCTTCGTCATCCTGTGCGCACTCTATCTTGCGCTATTGCTGAGCCTTAAAACCGGGATTTTTTCCGTGATACGGCTATAA
- a CDS encoding amidohydrolase family protein — MHAPRNTAIEPFAIEHASVATGDEDGRILTDTTIVVDGLGKIRKIGPSTAVVVPPGYHRLDGTGKFVSPGMINGHTHTFSQGKPLDPKGSTPEGQRKTAKIMHSAPGKLFMYETSKSNIMTLLNSGVTTIRTVGDVGYEVVAIRDRINAGKMVGPRIMASGPMLAIPDGHGAPLVAMESSTPEEARSEAEYSIDHGVNALKIAATGGVTDSQVPGEAGAPQMTEEQMRAICEAAHANDIIVAAHAQSEEGVRRALKAGVDTIEHGCTLDDELTELFLHNPNSLRGFSALEPTLSAGLPMKYLSQETLNMTDIQMENSVPVIEGMVNGAKQAHEAGIKVGVGTDTAMPFVPQYGTWREMALLVSFAGFTPAEAFHAGTQVTAEILGLSDVTGSLEVGKSADLLVLDENPVDNLRTLEKPLLVVAAGHPIFHPQVDRFDDMEAQLDEAYK; from the coding sequence ATGCACGCACCACGTAACACCGCGATAGAACCATTCGCCATCGAACATGCCAGCGTAGCCACCGGCGACGAGGACGGCCGCATCCTGACCGACACCACCATCGTCGTGGACGGGCTGGGCAAAATTCGTAAAATAGGACCTTCCACCGCGGTCGTGGTGCCTCCGGGCTATCACCGCCTTGACGGCACCGGCAAGTTTGTCTCTCCCGGCATGATCAATGGCCACACCCACACCTTCTCGCAAGGCAAGCCGCTCGACCCCAAGGGCAGCACGCCCGAAGGCCAGCGCAAGACCGCGAAAATCATGCATTCGGCTCCGGGCAAGCTCTTCATGTATGAAACAAGCAAATCCAACATCATGACGCTCTTGAACTCCGGAGTCACCACCATCCGCACTGTCGGCGACGTCGGCTACGAAGTCGTCGCCATCCGTGACCGCATCAACGCCGGAAAGATGGTCGGTCCCCGCATCATGGCCTCCGGACCGATGCTGGCGATTCCCGATGGCCACGGCGCGCCGCTGGTCGCCATGGAAAGCAGCACACCCGAAGAGGCTCGAAGCGAAGCCGAATACAGCATCGATCACGGCGTCAATGCGTTGAAGATCGCGGCTACCGGCGGTGTCACCGATTCGCAGGTGCCCGGCGAGGCCGGCGCACCGCAGATGACCGAAGAGCAGATGCGAGCCATTTGCGAGGCCGCACACGCCAATGACATCATCGTCGCCGCCCACGCCCAGAGCGAGGAAGGCGTTCGCAGGGCGTTAAAGGCTGGCGTCGACACCATCGAACATGGTTGCACGCTCGATGACGAGTTGACCGAGCTCTTCCTTCACAATCCGAATTCGCTTCGTGGTTTCAGCGCTTTGGAGCCCACGCTTTCCGCAGGCCTGCCGATGAAATATCTGTCGCAGGAAACACTCAACATGACCGATATCCAGATGGAAAATTCCGTCCCCGTAATCGAAGGAATGGTCAACGGTGCCAAGCAGGCGCATGAGGCCGGCATCAAGGTCGGCGTCGGCACCGATACCGCCATGCCGTTCGTGCCGCAGTACGGCACCTGGCGCGAAATGGCATTGCTCGTCAGCTTCGCCGGTTTCACCCCCGCCGAAGCGTTCCACGCCGGCACGCAGGTCACGGCCGAAATCCTGGGCTTGAGCGACGTCACCGGTTCGCTGGAAGTCGGCAAATCCGCCGATTTGCTGGTGCTTGACGAGAATCCAGTCGATAACCTGCGCACGCTGGAAAAGCCGCTGCTCGTGGTCGCCGCCGGGCATCCGATCTTCCACCCGCAGGTCGATCGCTTCGACGATATGGAAGCCCAACTTGATGAGGCCTACAAGTAA
- a CDS encoding D-2-hydroxyacid dehydrogenase: MTAETGSRKFIVNCIPVGERDRQRFIEAAGDVPIEFCGDPENYGDMKVKAQVPEELRSRATAVLGNFDPAIARQFTNLEWLQTWSAGVDAYIKPGILPEGVTVTSATGAYGQSVSEHMIAMMWALMKNFTFYVRNQEEHEWKDEGTVLSPNGATALVIGTGDIGSHFARLAKGAGMHTVGVRRSADKPVDGIDEMHGFDELDELLPQADVVALSLPRAADTHHLIDARRLTLLKKDAIVINGGRGDAVDDDALAEALGRKAIRGAGVDVFETEPLPASDPLWGEPRCLITPHVAGGSHLASNDTHIVDIAVANVRRYVNGEPLQDNAHR; this comes from the coding sequence ATGACGGCAGAAACCGGCAGCAGAAAATTCATCGTCAATTGCATACCTGTTGGCGAAAGGGACAGGCAGCGCTTCATTGAGGCTGCTGGCGATGTGCCTATCGAATTCTGCGGAGACCCTGAAAATTATGGCGATATGAAAGTCAAGGCACAGGTTCCTGAGGAACTGCGTAGTCGTGCCACGGCCGTGCTGGGTAACTTCGATCCGGCGATTGCCCGCCAATTCACCAATCTTGAATGGCTGCAGACCTGGAGTGCAGGAGTCGATGCTTATATCAAGCCTGGCATTTTGCCCGAAGGAGTCACCGTGACGAGCGCCACCGGCGCTTATGGTCAATCGGTTTCTGAGCACATGATTGCGATGATGTGGGCGTTGATGAAGAACTTCACGTTCTACGTCCGCAACCAAGAGGAGCACGAATGGAAGGACGAGGGGACTGTGCTCTCTCCGAACGGGGCGACAGCGCTCGTCATCGGCACCGGTGATATCGGCTCGCATTTCGCTCGTCTTGCCAAAGGTGCCGGAATGCATACCGTCGGCGTGCGTCGTAGCGCCGACAAGCCTGTCGATGGTATCGATGAGATGCACGGATTCGACGAGTTAGACGAGCTCTTGCCGCAGGCTGACGTGGTCGCTCTGTCATTGCCGCGTGCGGCCGATACGCATCACCTCATCGACGCGCGCAGGCTTACTTTGCTCAAGAAAGACGCCATTGTCATCAATGGTGGTCGCGGCGATGCGGTGGATGATGACGCCTTGGCCGAAGCCCTGGGCCGCAAAGCCATTCGCGGTGCCGGCGTCGACGTGTTCGAAACCGAGCCTCTGCCCGCTTCCGATCCGCTTTGGGGCGAGCCGCGTTGCCTGATTACCCCGCATGTCGCCGGCGGCAGTCATTTGGCCAGCAACGACACCCATATCGTTGATATAGCCGTGGCCAATGTACGTCGTTACGTCAACGGTGAGCCGCTTCAGGACAATGCGCATCGGTGA
- a CDS encoding sugar ABC transporter permease has product MSNATANAVAGKKSVKKSRHLDPQMIPTIAAVVIFILMLIMGQVLFGTYIRLGFISSLFIDHSYLIILAVAMTLPVLTGGIDLSVGAIVSITSVVGVKMTIAGVPAPLAMVVMIVIGMAFGLLAGTLIEEFNMQPFIATLSTMFLARGISSIISTDSLTLPANNNFDWISNPIKIIDNPKIANDLTFNMGVVIAAVVVVFGYILLHKTRTGRTIYAIGGSRPSAELMGLPVKRTQFIIYFTSATLASIASIVYTANIGSAKNTTGVGWELDAVASVVIGGTIVTGGFGYVLGSVIGALVRSTIDPLTSDFGVPAEWTTIVVGLMILVFVVLQHVVTAFNKKE; this is encoded by the coding sequence ATGAGCAACGCAACGGCAAATGCTGTAGCTGGTAAGAAGAGCGTGAAAAAATCACGACATCTCGATCCTCAGATGATTCCGACCATCGCCGCTGTGGTGATTTTCATTCTGATGCTGATTATGGGCCAAGTTCTCTTTGGCACCTACATCAGGCTCGGATTCATCTCCTCCCTGTTCATCGATCACTCCTACCTCATCATTCTGGCGGTGGCCATGACCCTGCCGGTACTGACAGGTGGCATCGATTTGAGCGTCGGCGCAATCGTCTCCATCACCTCCGTTGTAGGTGTGAAGATGACTATAGCCGGTGTCCCTGCGCCGCTGGCCATGGTGGTCATGATTGTCATCGGCATGGCCTTCGGTCTTTTGGCCGGAACATTGATCGAAGAGTTCAATATGCAGCCCTTCATCGCGACGTTGTCGACGATGTTCCTGGCCCGTGGCATCTCTTCGATTATCTCGACTGATTCGCTGACGCTTCCGGCGAACAACAACTTTGATTGGATTTCCAACCCGATCAAAATCATTGACAACCCCAAGATCGCGAATGATTTGACCTTCAACATGGGCGTGGTCATCGCCGCTGTGGTTGTGGTGTTTGGTTATATTCTGCTGCACAAGACTCGTACGGGCCGTACAATCTACGCCATCGGCGGTTCTCGTCCATCGGCGGAGCTCATGGGCCTTCCTGTCAAGCGCACGCAGTTCATCATCTACTTCACCTCAGCGACCCTGGCGTCCATTGCCTCCATCGTTTACACGGCGAACATCGGATCGGCCAAGAACACGACCGGCGTGGGCTGGGAACTCGATGCTGTGGCTTCGGTCGTTATCGGCGGCACCATCGTCACCGGCGGCTTCGGCTACGTGCTCGGTTCCGTCATCGGCGCTCTGGTGCGTTCCACCATCGACCCGCTCACCAGCGACTTCGGTGTACCGGCTGAGTGGACCACCATCGTGGTCGGCCTCATGATTCTTGTCTTCGTGGTGCTCCAGCATGTCGTCACCGCGTTCAACAAGAAAGAATGA
- a CDS encoding ABC transporter permease, with translation MAQEKSVNNDDKTSVVKKLMSSNLTWSVVAFIVLIIICTIFDHGFLSLKWNTNTGGLAGPLITMIQESARYLMIAAGMTLVISTAGIDLSVGSTMAVAGAVAMQMLIGGANVWVAILCALLVGLLIGCINGALISILGLQPFITTLIMMLAGRGLAKVITSGQNADASSIPGIAPLRWIANGFIFGIPANFIIAVIIVLIVGLLARKTAMGMMIESVGINPEASRMTGIKPRKILFMVYAISGLLAAVAGLFATASVMRVDVVKTGQDLEMYAILAVVIGGTSLLGGKFSLLGSAFGAIIIAMIRKTIITLGIDAAATPAFFAVVVILVCVMQAPKVHNLSAEIKRKRALKAQSKEVAA, from the coding sequence ATGGCTCAGGAAAAAAGCGTCAATAACGATGACAAGACTTCTGTTGTAAAGAAGCTTATGTCTTCGAACCTTACCTGGTCGGTGGTCGCATTCATTGTACTCATCATCATCTGCACGATATTTGATCATGGGTTCCTGTCACTGAAATGGAACACCAATACTGGAGGTCTTGCAGGCCCGTTGATCACCATGATTCAGGAATCCGCGCGATATCTGATGATTGCAGCCGGCATGACCTTGGTCATCTCCACGGCTGGCATCGACCTTTCCGTGGGTTCGACCATGGCTGTGGCAGGCGCCGTCGCCATGCAGATGCTGATTGGCGGTGCGAACGTCTGGGTTGCCATTCTGTGCGCTCTGCTTGTCGGTCTGCTGATCGGCTGCATCAACGGTGCGCTTATTTCGATTCTCGGTCTGCAGCCGTTCATCACCACACTGATCATGATGCTTGCAGGACGAGGTCTGGCGAAGGTCATCACCTCCGGCCAGAACGCTGATGCGAGCTCGATTCCCGGCATCGCTCCGTTGCGTTGGATCGCCAATGGCTTCATCTTCGGCATTCCGGCCAATTTCATCATTGCGGTCATCATCGTTCTGATTGTTGGTCTCCTCGCTCGTAAGACGGCCATGGGCATGATGATCGAGTCCGTGGGTATCAACCCCGAAGCCAGCCGTATGACCGGCATCAAGCCACGCAAGATCCTCTTCATGGTCTATGCGATTTCCGGTCTGCTCGCTGCAGTTGCTGGCCTGTTCGCCACGGCGTCCGTGATGCGTGTCGATGTGGTCAAGACCGGTCAGGATCTTGAAATGTACGCGATTCTGGCAGTCGTCATCGGCGGCACCTCGCTGCTCGGCGGCAAGTTCTCGTTGCTTGGCTCCGCGTTCGGTGCAATTATCATCGCCATGATTCGCAAGACCATCATCACTTTGGGCATCGATGCGGCGGCTACGCCTGCGTTCTTCGCGGTTGTGGTTATTCTCGTATGCGTCATGCAGGCTCCAAAGGTCCATAACCTCAGTGCCGAAATAAAACGTAAGAGGGCATTGAAGGCACAGTCAAAGGAGGTGGCGGCATGA
- a CDS encoding sugar ABC transporter ATP-binding protein, with amino-acid sequence MTDKKPIVVMKGITIEFPGVKALDNVDLSLYPGEVHALMGENGAGKSTMIKALTGVYKINGGSITVEGKPQLFKGTLDAQNAGIATVYQEVNLCTNLSIGENVMLGHEVRDKVGMINWKKTHAKAAGYLAEMGLSHLDTHSPLSSLSIAMQQLVAIARSMVIDAKVLILDEPTSSLDANEVRDLFAIIRKVRDSGVAILFVSHFLDQVYEISDKMTVLRNGQFIKEVVTKDTPRDELIGMMIGKSAEELSQIGTKKTRRQPVAGEQPIVSVHDFGKKGSVHPVDMDIFKGQIVGFAGLLGSGRTELARLLFGADKADSGEFKLNGQKLTVSDPATALRNKIAYSTENRRDEGIIGDLTVRENILIALQATRGMFKPIPKKEADEVVNKYIKELNVRPADPNRMIKNLSGGNQQKVLIARWLATNPTLLILDEPTRGIDIGAKAEIQQVVIDLAAQGIGVVFISSELDEVVRLSDDIEVLKDRYKIAEIENDDNVSQETIVQTIANTNINTGRGE; translated from the coding sequence ATGACAGACAAAAAACCCATAGTCGTGATGAAAGGCATCACGATTGAATTTCCGGGTGTGAAGGCGCTGGACAATGTTGACCTTAGTCTCTATCCCGGTGAAGTTCACGCTCTGATGGGCGAGAACGGCGCCGGCAAATCGACCATGATCAAGGCGCTTACGGGCGTCTATAAGATCAATGGCGGTTCCATTACGGTAGAGGGCAAGCCACAATTGTTCAAGGGAACGCTCGACGCACAGAACGCCGGAATCGCAACCGTTTACCAGGAGGTGAACCTCTGCACCAATTTGAGCATCGGTGAAAACGTGATGTTGGGTCATGAAGTCCGCGACAAGGTCGGCATGATCAATTGGAAGAAAACGCACGCCAAGGCCGCTGGATACCTAGCCGAGATGGGATTGAGCCATCTTGATACTCACTCGCCGCTAAGCTCGCTTTCCATCGCCATGCAGCAGCTCGTCGCCATCGCCCGCTCGATGGTCATTGATGCCAAGGTGCTGATTCTCGACGAACCGACCTCGTCTCTGGACGCCAACGAAGTCCGGGACCTCTTTGCCATCATTCGAAAGGTCCGTGATTCTGGAGTCGCCATACTCTTCGTTTCCCACTTCCTTGATCAGGTCTATGAGATCAGTGACAAGATGACGGTGCTGCGTAACGGCCAGTTCATCAAAGAGGTCGTCACCAAGGACACGCCTCGTGACGAGCTTATCGGCATGATGATTGGCAAAAGCGCTGAAGAACTCAGCCAGATCGGCACCAAAAAGACGCGTCGTCAGCCGGTGGCTGGCGAACAGCCCATCGTTTCTGTGCACGACTTCGGCAAGAAGGGATCCGTCCATCCCGTGGATATGGATATCTTCAAGGGACAGATTGTCGGCTTCGCGGGGCTCTTGGGCTCCGGACGTACCGAATTGGCGCGTCTGCTCTTCGGAGCGGACAAGGCCGATTCCGGTGAGTTCAAGCTCAACGGTCAGAAACTCACTGTCTCCGACCCGGCGACGGCCCTACGCAACAAGATTGCCTACTCCACAGAGAACCGTCGTGATGAGGGCATCATCGGCGACCTGACGGTCAGGGAAAACATCCTGATCGCTCTCCAAGCCACCCGCGGTATGTTCAAGCCCATCCCCAAGAAGGAAGCGGATGAGGTCGTCAACAAGTACATCAAAGAACTCAACGTCCGTCCTGCCGACCCGAACAGGATGATCAAGAACCTCTCCGGCGGCAACCAGCAGAAAGTGCTGATCGCCCGCTGGCTGGCGACCAATCCTACGTTGCTGATTCTTGATGAGCCTACACGAGGTATCGATATCGGCGCAAAGGCTGAGATTCAGCAGGTCGTCATCGACCTGGCCGCCCAAGGCATCGGTGTCGTCTTTATTTCTTCCGAACTTGATGAAGTGGTGCGTCTTTCCGACGATATCGAAGTCCTTAAGGACCGTTACAAGATCGCTGAAATAGAAAACGACGACAATGTCTCCCAGGAGACCATTGTTCAAACCATTGCGAATACCAACATCAATACTGGAAGGGGGGAGTGA
- a CDS encoding substrate-binding domain-containing protein, whose product MKNIWKKSLALLTATAALVGMAACGSSNNSSSESKSGKKTVGFVAVGPEGGFRTANEEDVKKAFKSAGFDLIYSPTQNNDQQKQIQAFSKFVNDGVDAIVLSATEDSGWDDSLKKAAEAEIPVFTVDRDIDVKDAKAKNAVVSHIGPSNEWAGQQAAEFMNKAFPDGANGFILQGPAGLSVVKDRETGWSAKANKNINVLEKQSANWSTDEGKTVTAGLLDKYKDKNPQFIFAENDEMGLGAAQAVDAAGLKGKVKIVTIDGTKPGLQAVVAGDLAEDIEYNPIFGKETANAVKDKLAGKKVEKNIVIDSKVFDPAAAKQALDAGTRTY is encoded by the coding sequence ATGAAAAATATATGGAAAAAGAGCCTGGCCCTACTGACCGCAACGGCGGCACTGGTCGGCATGGCTGCTTGCGGTTCGTCGAACAATAGCTCGAGCGAATCCAAGAGCGGCAAGAAGACGGTAGGATTTGTGGCTGTCGGCCCGGAAGGCGGCTTCCGTACAGCAAATGAGGAAGACGTCAAGAAGGCGTTCAAGTCGGCTGGATTCGATTTGATTTATTCCCCGACCCAGAACAACGATCAGCAGAAGCAGATTCAGGCGTTCAGCAAGTTCGTCAACGACGGTGTGGATGCCATCGTGCTTTCCGCTACCGAGGACTCCGGCTGGGATGATTCGCTAAAGAAGGCTGCTGAGGCTGAGATTCCGGTCTTCACGGTTGATCGTGATATTGACGTCAAGGATGCCAAGGCCAAGAACGCTGTTGTCTCCCACATTGGTCCGTCCAACGAATGGGCTGGTCAGCAGGCTGCCGAGTTCATGAACAAGGCATTCCCCGATGGAGCCAATGGCTTCATTCTGCAAGGACCTGCAGGCCTCTCCGTGGTCAAGGATCGTGAGACCGGCTGGAGCGCCAAGGCCAACAAGAACATCAACGTGCTCGAGAAGCAGTCCGCAAACTGGTCCACTGATGAAGGCAAGACCGTGACCGCTGGTCTGCTTGACAAGTACAAGGACAAGAATCCGCAGTTCATCTTCGCTGAGAATGACGAGATGGGCCTCGGTGCCGCACAGGCCGTTGACGCTGCAGGGCTCAAGGGCAAGGTCAAGATCGTGACCATCGATGGCACAAAGCCCGGTCTGCAGGCCGTTGTTGCCGGTGACCTCGCCGAGGATATCGAGTACAACCCGATCTTCGGCAAGGAAACTGCCAACGCTGTCAAGGACAAGCTGGCCGGCAAGAAGGTCGAAAAGAACATCGTCATCGATTCGAAGGTGTTCGATCCTGCTGCCGCCAAGCAAGCGCTTGATGCAGGAACTCGTACGTACTGA